The following is a genomic window from Miltoncostaea oceani.
GCGACCGCCGCGCCCGCGCCCGGCACGACGGCGAGGACCGTGACCGCGGTGGGGTGGACGCGGCGCGGGACCGCCCGCACGAGGGGGGCGAGCACGACCTCCGTCCGGCGGCGCAGCGCACGGTCCATCACGGCCGCGCGGGGGTGCGGGCGGGGGCCTCGGGCACGCGCACCTCCTCCTCTCCGGGCGACGACGGGGCGATCGCGCCGGCGGGGGCGCACCGGGACCGTAGTGGCGATCGGCGCGCGGCGGGAGGGGCACCGCCCGACGGGCGCCCCGCCCGGCCCGGGACCTGCGAGCCTTCGCCGGGGTCGGCGACGGGGGAGGCCGCGTGCCGCAGGGCCGTGTGGGACGGATGGTGCGGCGCATCGCCGCGGTGGTGCTCGGCGCCGGGGTGCTGGCGTCGGTCGTGGCGTGCGGCGGGGGCGACGGGGCCGCGCCCGCGGGCCTGCCCGCGGACTGGTCGCAGGTCGAGGCCCGCGCCGAGGGGCAGACCGTCCGGTGGTGGATGTACGGGGGCGACGCCCGCATCAACGCATACGTCCGCGACCACGTCGTCCCCGCCGCCGCCCGGAGGGGGGTGACGCTCCGCACGGTCCCGGTCGACGACACCGCCGAGGCCGTCCAGCGGGTGCTGGCGGAGCGGGAGGCGGGCCGCGACTCCGGCGGGGCCGTCGACCTGATCTGGATCAACGGCGAGAACTTCGCCCTCGGCGTCGAGGCCGGGTTGTGGCTCGAGGGGTGGGCGGGGGGCCTCCCGAACGCCGCGTTCGTCGACCCGGAGGACCCCTCCATCGCGAGCGACTTCGGCGTGCCGGTCGAGGGGCGGGAGTCCCCCTGGAACCGGGCCGCCCTCGTCTTCGCCCGCGACCCGGAGCGGGTGGCCCGGGCGCCCCGCAGCGTCGCCGGGATCCTCGCCTACGCCCGCGCCAACCCGGGTCGCGTGACGTACCCCGCGCTCCCCGACTTCACGGGGTCGGCGTTCGTGCGCCTCGCCGCCCAGGAGCTCGGCGAGGACGCCGCGATCGCGGCCCTCCGGGACATCCGCCCGTCGCTGTACGGGGGAGGGCGGAGCCTCCCGAAGTCCGAGGCGGAGCTGAACCGGCTGCTCGGCGACGGGCAGGTCGACATCGCCATGAGCTACGACCCCGCGTTCGTGCTGTCGGGGGTGCGCGCCGGCACGTTCCCGGCGCGCGTGCGGCCGTTCGCCCTCGACCGCACCCTCGTCAACACCAGCTACGTCGCCATCCCCGCGAACGCCGCGAACCGCGAGGGCGCCGCGGTCGTGGCCGATCTGCTGCTCTCGCCGGCGCTGCAGGCCGTCAAGGCCGACCCCGACGTGCTGGGCATCCCGACCGTCCTCGACCCCGCCCGCCTCGACGCCGCCGCCCGCGCGGCCCTGGCGCCCGACGGCGCGGGCCCCCACCTGCTGGCCGCGGGGGATCTCGGGGAGCCGCTCGCCGAGCTGCCCGCCGACGAGGTCGGCCGGCTCGAGGAGCGCTGGCGGCGGGAGGTGCTCCGGTGACCGGGCTGCGGCTCACCGGGGTCGAGGCGCGCCCCGGCGGCGCCCGGGTGCTCCGCGGCGTCGACCTGGAGGTCCCCGCCGGCGGCCGCCTCGCGCTCGTCGGTCCGTCGGGCGCCGGCAAGACGACGTTGCTGAGGGTCGTCGCCGGGCTGGAGCCCGCCGTCGCCGGGCGCGTCGAGGCGGGCGGCCGGGTCCTCGACGGCCTGCCCCCGCACCGGCGCCCGATCGCGATGGTCTTCCAGGACCCCCGCCTGCTGCCGAACATGGACGCCGCCGAGAACGTCGCGTTCGCGTTGCGGGCCGCGGGGGCGGGGCGTCGGGAGCGGCGCGCCCGCGCGGACGCGCTCCTCGCCGAGGTGGGTCTCGACGGACTGGGGCGCCGGGCGGTGCGGGGCATGTCGGGCGGCGAGCAGCAGCGGGTGGCCCTCGCGCGTGCGCTGTGCCCCGACCCGGGGCTGCTGCTGCTCGACGAGCCGATGGCGTCGGTCGACCCGGACCGCCGGGCGGCGCTGCGCCGCCTGATCCTGCGACTGCAGGCGGAGCGGCGCGTGACCACCGTGATCGTGACCCACGACCGCGACGAGGCGGCGGAGATGGGGCAGGAGATCGCCCTCATGATCGAGGGGCGGATCGTGCAGCGCGACACCCCGCGCGCCCTCTTCCTGCGGCCCTCGTCGCCCGCCGTCGCGCGCTTCCTGGGGGCCCGGAACCTCCTGTCCGGCGTGGTGCGCGACGGCCTGATGCCCACCGCCGCGGGACCGCTGCCGGTGGGCGGCGCCGACGGCCCGGCGCGCGTGACGGTCCGCGCCGACGCGATCGTCCCCGGGGACGCGGGCCCCCTGCGGATGCGCGTGGAGGAGGCCGTGTTCACGGGCACCGGCGTGCGGGTGGTGCTGACACGCGGCGACATGCGCCTCGAGGCGCGCGTGGCGCCCGACGCGACCCCTCCGGTCGGCGCCGAGGTGGCGGTGGACGTCCCGCCGGGCGCGGTCTGGCGTTTCCCCGAGGCGGTCGCCACCGCCGCCGGCGACGGCGCCCTGCGCCCCTGACCGTGACGCGCGCCCGGGCCCTCGCCCCGCTCGTGCCGGCGCTGGCGGTGGTGCTGGTGCTGTGGGGCGCGGGGATGGTGGGCGCCGTCCGCACCAGCCTCGGCGTCAGCCGCCTGCGCGGGTGGTCGTCGGCCGACCTCGACGCGTACCGGGCGCTGCTCGACGACCCGGCCTTCTGGGACGCCCTCGCGTTCACGCTCCGCGTCGCCGCCGTCGCGACGGTCGTCTCCGCCGTCCTCGCGGTCGCCCTGGCCGCGGCGCTGCGACGACACGGCACCGTCGTGCGCGCACTCGCCGCGTTCCCGGTGCCGGTCCCGCACCTGGTGGTGGCGGTGCTCGCCGTGCTGTGGCTCGGCCCCGGTGGGATCGCCGACCGCCTGCTCGGCGGCCTGCCCCTCGACGTCGTCCGCGACCCCGCCGGCCTCGGGATCGTGCTGGTCTACGTGATCAAGGAGACGCCGTTCCTCGCGCTGCTGGTGCTCTCGGCGTGGGGGCCCGACGTCGCGGCCCGGGAGGAGGCCGCCGCCGTCCTCGGCGCCCGCCCCCTGCAGCGGCTGCGCTGGGTCGTCTGGCCGGCGATCCGCGCGCCGCTGATCACCGGTGCGGCGGTGGTCGCCGCGTTCGTGATCGGGGCCTTCGAGGTGCCGCTCGCGATCGGCCCGACGTCACCCCAGACGCTCTCCGAGCTCGCGCTGTCGGCGACCCGCACCGCGAGCCTCGACGGCCGGGCCGTCGCCGCCGCGGCGCTGCTGGTCGCCTCGGCGCTCGCCGTGCTCGTCGCGGGCGTCGCCGCCGCGACGCTGTGGAGGCGCCGTGGGTGAGGGCCGCGCCCGGCCGGTCCTGTTCGTCGCCCTCGTCGCGGCGGCCGCCCTCGCGCCCCTCGCGACGCTGGTGCTGCGGGCCGCGGCGGACGAGTGGCGGGCGCCCGCGGTGCTGCCGCAGCGGTACGGCACACGCGGCGTGGAGGAGGCGTTCGCCGACGCCTCCGGCGCGATGGAGGCGATCCTCAACTCCCTCGTCGTCGCGCTCGCGGCCACGGCCATCGCGCTGGTGCTGGCGTGGCCGGCCGCCCGGACGATCGGCGAGGGACGCATGCGGCGGCCCGCGGTCGTCTGGGTGCTGCTGGGCCTCCCCCTCCTGGTCCCGCCGTTCGCGACGGGGTCGGGCCTGACGGAGTGGTTCATCCGCCTGGGCCTGGCGGACACCCTGACGGGCCTGGTGGTGGCGCACCTGGTGCCGGTGCTGCCCTACGTGGTCCTGATCCTGGCGGGGGCCTTCGGCCCGGAGGTGCGCGACCTGGAGGAGGCCGCCGCGGTCCACGGGGCGGGGCGCGTGCGGCGGCTGGCCCTGGTGACGCTCCCCGCGGTGGCGCCGGTCCTGGCGGTCGCGGCGCTGCTCGGCTTCCTGGTCTCGTGGAGCCAGTACGGCCTGAGCCTCGCCGTCGGCGGGGGCACGCCGATGCTGCCCCTGGAGCTGGTGCCGTTCCTCGCGGCCGACCCGCAGGTCGCTGCGGTGCTGGCGCTGGTGTTCCTCGCGCCGGCGGTGGCGGCGGTCGTGCTGGCGCTGGTACTCGCGGGCCGGGGCGGGGTACGGTCGCACGACGCGCCGGCCGCGCCCGCGCCCGGCGCGGCGGTGGCGAGCGGAGGTGGGACGTGACCGGTGACGCGCCCGCGGTGATCGTGTTCGACGTCAACGAGACGCTCTCGGACATGGCGCCGATGGCCGCCCGCTTCGAGGACCTCGGGGCCGACGGGCGCCTCGCGGGGCTCTGGTTCGCCGGCGTCCTGCGCGACGGGTTCGGCCTGACCGTCGTGGGCGACGCCCGGCCGTTCGCGCAGGTCGCCGCCGGCGGGCTGCGGGCGATGCTCGACCCGGCGGAGCTCGACCGGCCGGTGGACGACGCGATCGCCCACGTGCTGGAGGGCTTCTCGGCGCTGCCCGTCCACGCCGACGTCCCTCCCGGCGTGACGGCCCTGGCCGACGCCGGGCACCGGCTGGTGACGCTCTCCAACGGGGCGACGGCGGTGGCGGAGCGCCTGCTGGCGGGCGCGGGCCTGCGGGACCGGTTCGCCCACTGCCTGTCGGTCGAGGACGCCGGCGCCTGGAAGCCCGCGGCGCGGGCCTACCGCCACGCGGCGACGACGTGCGGCGTGGAGCCGGGGGAGATGATGCTCGTCGCCGTCCACCCCTGGGACATCGACGGCGCGGCACGGGCCGGGCTGCGGACGGCGTGGATCGACCGCACCGGCCGGCCCTACCCGCCGCACCTCACCGCGCCGGGCGTCCGGGCCACCGGCGTTGATGACCTCGCGCGGATCCTGGGGGCGGGTCCCGGCTAGCCGCCCTCCGTCGAGGCGCGCCACCGGCCGACGCGGACGCCGTGGGCGACGCGGCCGGCGAGCGCGTCGAGCGCCTCCAGCTCGGCGGGGGTGGGGACCTCCGGAAGGGGGGCGTCGCCGGGGCCGAGGTGCTCGCCGAGCCAGCGGTCGATGACCCAGGCGGGGCCGCCCCCCGGCCGGGTCGCGACGACGGCGCCGTCGCGGAGCAGGGCGAGGGCGGGCACCGACGACCGGCTGACGTGGATGCCGCGCGGCCACAGCAGGTCCTCGCGGAGCGCCCAGTCGGCGACCCCCGCGAACTCGCCGATCGCCACCCGGAGGCCGGGCCGCGCCCGCCGGATCTCGGCGAGGGAGGCGGGCAGGAGCATGCACGCCGCGCACCCCGGCATGCCGAGGGCCAGGAGCCCGAGGGGCGCGTCGACGACGACGGCGAGGGCGTCGGGGACCGGCTGGGCGGGGAGGGTCTCGGACATGGTCCGATCCTGCCACGACGACGGCGGGGTCGACGGCGCGGACCGGGCCGGTACCGTGACGCGGCATGCCCGCCCCCCGCCTGCTCGCCGGTCCGGCCGCGCGCCACTCGGTCAGCCTCGCGATCGTCGCCGGCGGGGCCGTCGGCGCGCTCGGGCGGTTCGGCCTGGACGAGGCCCTGCCGGTGCAGCCCGGCCGGTGGCCGTGGGCGACCTTCATCGCGAACATCGTCGGCACCCTGGTGCTCGGATACGTCGCGACGCGGCTGCTGGAGCGCCTGCCGCCGAGCGCGCACGCCCGCCCCCTGCTCGGCACCGGGTTGTGCGGCGCCCTCACCACCTTCTCGTCACTGCAGGTCGAGGTCGTCACGCTCGCGCGCGACGGCCACGTCGTGCTCGGCGGGGCCTACCTCGCGACGACGGTCGTCGCGGGCCTGGTGTGCGTGGCGGCGGCCAGCGCGGTGGTGCGCCGCGCGCGGTGGCAGGCCCCGTGACGGCGCTCGGCCAGGTGCTGGGGGTCGCGGTCCTCGGGGGGTTCGCGGCGCTCGCCCGGTTCCGCCTCGACGGCGCCGTCTCCCGGCGCCTCGGCGGTGGCTTCCCCTGGGGGACCCTGGTGGTGAACGGGGTGGGGGCGCTGCTCGCCGGCCTCGTGGCGGGTGTCGCCCCGGACGAGGGGGTGCGGGTCCTGCTCGCGATCGGGATGCTCGGCTCGTTCAGCACCTTCTCGACGTGGATGCTCGAGACCCAGCGGCTCGCCGAGGACAGCCGCCCGTGGGTCGCCGCGGCGAACGTCGCGATCCCGGTGGCCGTCGGCATCGCGGCCGTCGCGATCGGGTGGGCGATCGGGGCGCGGCTGTGAGCGCCGACGGCCG
Proteins encoded in this region:
- a CDS encoding ABC transporter substrate-binding protein, whose protein sequence is MPQGRVGRMVRRIAAVVLGAGVLASVVACGGGDGAAPAGLPADWSQVEARAEGQTVRWWMYGGDARINAYVRDHVVPAAARRGVTLRTVPVDDTAEAVQRVLAEREAGRDSGGAVDLIWINGENFALGVEAGLWLEGWAGGLPNAAFVDPEDPSIASDFGVPVEGRESPWNRAALVFARDPERVARAPRSVAGILAYARANPGRVTYPALPDFTGSAFVRLAAQELGEDAAIAALRDIRPSLYGGGRSLPKSEAELNRLLGDGQVDIAMSYDPAFVLSGVRAGTFPARVRPFALDRTLVNTSYVAIPANAANREGAAVVADLLLSPALQAVKADPDVLGIPTVLDPARLDAAARAALAPDGAGPHLLAAGDLGEPLAELPADEVGRLEERWRREVLR
- a CDS encoding ABC transporter ATP-binding protein, translating into MTGLRLTGVEARPGGARVLRGVDLEVPAGGRLALVGPSGAGKTTLLRVVAGLEPAVAGRVEAGGRVLDGLPPHRRPIAMVFQDPRLLPNMDAAENVAFALRAAGAGRRERRARADALLAEVGLDGLGRRAVRGMSGGEQQRVALARALCPDPGLLLLDEPMASVDPDRRAALRRLILRLQAERRVTTVIVTHDRDEAAEMGQEIALMIEGRIVQRDTPRALFLRPSSPAVARFLGARNLLSGVVRDGLMPTAAGPLPVGGADGPARVTVRADAIVPGDAGPLRMRVEEAVFTGTGVRVVLTRGDMRLEARVAPDATPPVGAEVAVDVPPGAVWRFPEAVATAAGDGALRP
- a CDS encoding ABC transporter permease subunit, with the translated sequence MTRARALAPLVPALAVVLVLWGAGMVGAVRTSLGVSRLRGWSSADLDAYRALLDDPAFWDALAFTLRVAAVATVVSAVLAVALAAALRRHGTVVRALAAFPVPVPHLVVAVLAVLWLGPGGIADRLLGGLPLDVVRDPAGLGIVLVYVIKETPFLALLVLSAWGPDVAAREEAAAVLGARPLQRLRWVVWPAIRAPLITGAAVVAAFVIGAFEVPLAIGPTSPQTLSELALSATRTASLDGRAVAAAALLVASALAVLVAGVAAATLWRRRG
- a CDS encoding ABC transporter permease; its protein translation is MGEGRARPVLFVALVAAAALAPLATLVLRAAADEWRAPAVLPQRYGTRGVEEAFADASGAMEAILNSLVVALAATAIALVLAWPAARTIGEGRMRRPAVVWVLLGLPLLVPPFATGSGLTEWFIRLGLADTLTGLVVAHLVPVLPYVVLILAGAFGPEVRDLEEAAAVHGAGRVRRLALVTLPAVAPVLAVAALLGFLVSWSQYGLSLAVGGGTPMLPLELVPFLAADPQVAAVLALVFLAPAVAAVVLALVLAGRGGVRSHDAPAAPAPGAAVASGGGT
- a CDS encoding haloacid dehalogenase type II, which encodes MTGDAPAVIVFDVNETLSDMAPMAARFEDLGADGRLAGLWFAGVLRDGFGLTVVGDARPFAQVAAGGLRAMLDPAELDRPVDDAIAHVLEGFSALPVHADVPPGVTALADAGHRLVTLSNGATAVAERLLAGAGLRDRFAHCLSVEDAGAWKPAARAYRHAATTCGVEPGEMMLVAVHPWDIDGAARAGLRTAWIDRTGRPYPPHLTAPGVRATGVDDLARILGAGPG
- the crcB gene encoding fluoride efflux transporter CrcB, yielding MPAPRLLAGPAARHSVSLAIVAGGAVGALGRFGLDEALPVQPGRWPWATFIANIVGTLVLGYVATRLLERLPPSAHARPLLGTGLCGALTTFSSLQVEVVTLARDGHVVLGGAYLATTVVAGLVCVAAASAVVRRARWQAP
- the crcB gene encoding fluoride efflux transporter CrcB, whose amino-acid sequence is MTALGQVLGVAVLGGFAALARFRLDGAVSRRLGGGFPWGTLVVNGVGALLAGLVAGVAPDEGVRVLLAIGMLGSFSTFSTWMLETQRLAEDSRPWVAAANVAIPVAVGIAAVAIGWAIGARL